The genomic stretch AGGCCGAGGTGGTGGGCTACATGCGCCGCGCCTTCGAGGCGCTGGAGCAGGCCCTGGAGGCGGTGCAGGAGGACTGGACCGCCTTCCGCTACACCCACTGGGGCGACGACGCCCCGCTGTGGCAGCAGGCGGTGGACTACCTGACCCACCACGACTGGAACGCCGGCTACATCGCCGCCCTGCGCCGCGCCCAGGGCCTGCCCCGCGTGGTGGCCTGAGGACCGTCGGGGCCCGGGGGGCCATTCCGGAGGGGGCCGCCCGGCTACGGCCGCGGCGCGGGTCGGCCCAAATGCCTCGGGGCGGAGGCGACCAGGGTCCGGTGGCTGATGTGGGCCCCGGCAGCCTGGAGCCGCCACTGCACCTGGGCCACCAGGTCGTGGCGGCGCATGAGCTCGTGGGCCGACACACCGGCCTCGAGGCTCACGCTGGCGGCCATGCCCGCCGCCTGGCCCAGCGCCATCGTCACCGGGACCACGCGCGCAGCGCCCGCCGCCTGGTAGGTGGCCGAGAAGGCCCGGCTGCAGACGAACAGGTCGTCGACGTCGCGCACGACCAGGCTCCGCAGCGGCACGGTGAAGTAGAAGCGCCGGGCGCGGTAGGGGTTGTTCCACCCGGGGGAGTAGGGATGCAGGTCCAGCGGGTAGGCCCCGGCGGCGACACGATCCCAGAAGTGGCGCTGGCGGATCACGTCGCGGGCGGTGAGCGTGTACAGCCCGACGACGTGCCGCGTCTCCCGGATGTACAGCTCCGGGGCGACTTCGATCAGGGTAGCGCGGGCAAAGCCCGGGGCCTGCGCGCGCAGGAATGCCACGAATGCCGGGACCACCCGCTTCGCCCTGCGGTAGCCGTCCAGGCGGGAGGTCCGGTCGGTCCCGTCCACCCGGAAGACCTGCAGGGCGTTCACCCAGACGCTCCCGTCGGAGAGGCGGCTCAGGTTGAGGTCGTAGGCGGCGATTCGCTCGGGGTCAGGTGAGCGCCATCGGGTAACGATGCGGCGGTAGCCCCAGGCGAGGCTGCCGTAGACGCCGCCGGCCCGCCGGGGTTTCTCGTCGCGGCTGAGGTAGGCCACCACCTCGGACCAGCGCACGTCCCGCAGGCGGAACATCAAGGTGGCCGCCTGGGTGAGGCGGTCGGTTCCCGCACTCTCCCGGCCAACGGTGTACCGGGCGCCCGCCGCGGCTGCCACGTCGCCGTCGTCGGTGGCGTCGATGACGACCCTGGCCTGGATCGTCGTCCCGTCGTCGAGGATCGCGCCGCTGGCGCGGCCCGCCGCGACGAGGACCGTACGCACCCGGGCCCCCAGGCGCAGGTCGATCGCCGGCTCCCGCCGCACCAGCTCGAGCAGGCGCGCGCGTGCCGCCCGGGGATCGAAGGTGAGGCCCAGTTCCCGGTAGACTTCATGGAAGATCCCGCCGACCGTGTCCCGCCCGTCCGGGCCCCGACTGAGGTCGAAGCTGCTCAGCATGGCGCCGGTGAGGACGCCGCCCAGGAACGGCCGGGCCTCCACGAGCGCCACGGAGTGCCCGGAGCGGGCCGCGGCCACCGCGGCGGCGATGCCGGCCGGGGTGCCTCCCACGACGAGGATGTGCACGTGCACGTCCCGGCCCCGCGCCGGAGATGCGACGACGCCGAGGGCGCCGGCGGCCAGGGCGAGGAGGAGGGCCGGCGACAGCCACATCCCCTCCTGCCGGAGACGAACGGGTCCGCGTACCCAGCGCATGGCGAAGTCCCTGGCCGCCCCCCAAACGGAAAGTGTCAGAAGGTTCAAATTCCTGATACACGGACAAGGGCGGGGAGCCCTGCAGGCGTCTACCGGCGAATGAGGACAAACCGGTAGCGCGCGGTACGCACGTGGTTGTCCGTGGCATAGAGCGGCCGCTCCGCCGCGTCGTAGGCCGTGCCGACCAGCCGGAGCAGGGGCTGCCCGGCGGCGACGGCCAGGGCCCGCGCCACCCGTCCTGCGGCGGGAATGGCCTCGAGGGCCAGCCGGGCGTACCGCACTTCGAGCCCCAGGTCCAGCCGGAAGAAGTCCAGCAGGGACTCGCGCCGGCGGCGCAGCTCCACCACCGCCGGATCGGCCACGAGCGAGGCGGGGAGCGTGTCCTCGCAGTAGATGACGGGCGTCCGGCCGATCCAGCGCAGGCTGCGCACGAGGACGCCCGCCTCCCCCGGACGGGCCCCCAGGCGCGCCGCCACCGTCCCGCGCAGGCGCACCGGCCGGATCGCCAGCACCTGGTCGCGCGCGGGATAGCCGGCCTGGCGGATCGTCTCGGTGAAGCTCTGCAGCCGCTCGACGCCGGCCGTGACGGCGCCGCGCGGCCGGACGAAGGTGCCTACGCCGTGCCGCCGCCGCAGCAGGCCCTCGGTCTCCAGCACGCGCAGCGCCTCGCGCAGGGTGGGGCGGCTCACCTGGAAGAGGCGCGCCAGCTCGGGCTCGGAGGGCAGCCGCTCCGCACCCGTGAAGCGCCCCCGCAGGATCTCCTGCCGGAGCTCCTGCACCACCTGCTGGGCCAGCGGGGCCCGGGCCACGCCTACACCACCAGGCGCGGGTCGAGCGTGTCCCGTAGCCAGTCCCCCACCACGTTGACCGCCAGCACCGTGAGCATGAGCGCCACCCCGGGAAAGGCGGCCAGCCACCAGGCGATGGCCAGGTAGTCGCGGCTGTCGGCCAGCATCCCGCCCCAGGTGGGGGTGGGCGGCTGGACGCCCAGCCCGAGGAAGCTGAGGGCGGACTCCAGGATGATCACCTGCGCCATCGAGAAGGAGGCCAGCACGATCAGCGGGGCCACGGCGTTGGGCAGGACGTGGCGGACGGCGATCCGGAGGTCGGGGACCCCCAGGCAGCGGGCGGCCAGCACGTACTCCGCCTCGCGCAGGCTCAGCACCTGGGCCCGCGTCATGCGGAAGTAGGCGGCCCACCCGCCCACCCCCAGCGCCACCACCAGGTTCGTCAGGCTGGGGCCCAGCATGGCGATGAGGGTGATGACCAGCAGGGTGAGGGGAAAGGCGAGCTGGATGTCGGCCAGGCGCGACAGCATCCGGTCGATCCAGCCGCCGTAGAAGCCGGCGACCAGGCCGAGCCCCGTCCCCACCGCGCCGGCCAGCCCCACGGCCAGCACGGCGACGAGGAGGGAGATGCGGGCGCCGAAGATGAGCCGGCTCAGCAGGTCCCGCCCGAGCTGGTCGGTGCCGAGCAGGTGGGCGGCCGACCCCCCCGGGACCCAGACGGGCGGGGCGAGGCGCTGGCGGATGTCCTGTTTGTAGGGAGAGGAGGGCGCCACCCAGGGGGCGGCCACGGCGGCGAGGGCGACGACCGCCAGGATGCCGAATGCCGCCCGGGCGATGGCATGCGGGCGCGCGCGCCGCCGCGCGCGCAGGGCGCGGCCCGGGGCCGGGGGCGCCGCCAGGGGGGCCACGCCGCTACTGGTAGCGGATGCGGGGGTCGAGGCGCGCATAGAGCAGGTCGAGCAGCAGGTGGAGGAGGACGAAGACCATGGCCAGGTAGAAGACCGCCGCCTGCACCACCGGGTAGTCGCGGCTCTGGATGGCCGTGACGATCAGCCGGCCCACCCCCGGCCAGGCGAAGATGGTCTCGGTGACGACCGCGCCGCCGAGCAGCGTGCCGAAGTCCAGCGCCAGGATCGTCACCACGGGGATGGCGGCGTTCCGCAAGGCGTGGTGCACCACCACCCGGGGCGGCGCCAGGCCCTTGGCCCGGGCGGTGCGGATGTAGTCCTGGCTCAGCACCTCCAGCAAGCCGGAGCGCACCAGGCGTGCGGTGCGCGCCATGGGGGTCATGGCCAGCGTGACCGCGGGCAGCACCAGATGGCGCCAGGAACCGTGGCCGAAGCTCGGCAGCCAGCCCCACCGGACGGCAAAGAGCATGATGAGCAGGATCCCCAGCCAGAAGTAGGGCATGGACTGGCCCACGGTGGCGGCCACCGTCACCGCGCCGTCCACGAGGGTGCCGCGCCGCAGCGCGGCCACGACCCCCAGCGGCACGGCCACCACGACGGCGATGAGCAGCGCCGTCGTCGCCAGTTCCACTGTGGCCGGCAGGGTCTCGCGCACCAGCGCCGCGGCCGGCCGGAGGAAGCGCAGCGAGGCGCCGAAGTCGCCCCGCAGCACGTCGCCCAGGAAGCGCGCGTACTGCACCCACAGCGGCCGATCCAGTCCCAGCACCTGGCGGACGCGGGCGATCTCCTCCTCGGTGGCGTACTCCGTGACGAGCAGCGCCACCGGGTCGCCCGAGAGCCGCAGCGCCAGGAAGGCCAGCGTGGAGACCCCCAGCACGGCGGCCAGCGCGTCGACGAGGCGGCGCAGGACGAAGGCGGACACCTAGCGGCCGGTCACCTCCGTGTGGTGCAGGCTCATCAGGTAGTCCGCCCCCCACTCGAACCCGCGCACCCGGCGCTGCACTGCGTAGATGCCGGGCGTCTGCACCAGGAAGATGGCCGGGGCCTCCTCCCGCACGATGCGGGCGACGCGCTGCAGGACCTGCGCCCGCCGGCGCGGGTCGAGGGTGGCGCGGCTCTGGGGGAAGAGCTGGTCGAAGGCCTGGCTGCAGAAGAAGCTGCCTACGGAGCGGCAGCCGAAGAAGTTGAGCGGCAGGTCGGCGTCCATGGCCGGGAAGTACTGCCACGCCCAGATGAACATCCCCTCCAGCTGCCGGGCGATGAAACGCTGGATGTAGACGCCGCCCTCGACGATCTCCAGCCGCGCCCGCACCCCCACCTCGGCCAGCTGGCCGGCGATGAACTCGTCGATCTCCTTGTCCTTGGTGTAGCGGCCGACGGTGCCGTTGAAGGTCACCTCGAAGCCGTTTGGGGTAGCCGGCCTCGGCCAGCAGCTGCCGGGCCCGCTGCGGGTCGTAGGATAGGGACGCAGGTTGGGGTTGTGCCCCAGCGCGTCCGGCCCCACCACCTGCCCGGCCAGGATGCGCCCGAAGCCGCGCAGGATCGTCTTGTGGATGGCCTCCTTGTCCACGGCGTAGTTGAGGGCCTGGCGCACCTTCCGGTCGGCCAGCGGCCCGCCGGCGTTGGCGCGCAGGTTCACCACCATGCCCTGGCCGAGGTTCACCGCCCGCACCTCCAGCCCGCGCCCCCGCAGCCGCTCCACCTGCTCCGGCGGGATGAGCACCCCCACGTCCAGCTCGCCGGTCTCCAGCCCGGCGACGCGGGTGGAGTCCTCGGGGATAGCCCGGAAGATCACCTCATCCAGGCGCGGCCGGCCCCGCCAGTAGCCCGGGTAGGCGGTGAAGACCATGCGGTCGGCGCGCACCCACTCCCGGAACTGGAACGGCCCGGTGCCGACCGGCGCCGCCGCAAAGCCCGCGGGGCCGCGCTCCTGGAAGTAGCGCGCCGGGAGGATGTCCACCACCGTCAACCCCTGCAGCAGCGGCCCGAAGGGCCCGCGGGTGACGATGCGCACGCGGGTGGGGGTGACGACCTCCACCCGCTCGATGGCCGAGATGCGCCCGAGCCATGGCGACCGCGTGTTGGGGTCGAGGACCCGCTCGATGGTGAACTTCACATCCTCGGCGGTGAGGGGCGCCCCGTTGTGGAAGCGCACGCCGGTCTGCAGGTCAAACTCCCAGGTCTGGTCGTCCACCAGCCGCCAGGCGCGGGCCAACACCGGGCGGATGCCACCCCGCCCGTCCGAGGCCACCAGCTTCTCGAACATGGCCGCGTAGGCCGGGAGGGCGTTGGCGGTGCTGTCCAGGTGCGGGTCGGGCGTGTTGGGCAGCGAGCCGATCCCGATGACCAGCCGCCCGCCCGTGCGCTGCGCGTAGGCCGGCATGAGGCCGGGCTTGCCGGGCGGCGTCCCTACGAGGGCCAGCAAGAGTGCGCCGCCGAGGAGCAGGACACCCAGGACGCGCATGACCGTCACCTCCATCCGTCGCCCCAGGGGCGACAGCTGTTCCCGTCTGAGCCTCGATGGTCCCGCCATCCGGCTCCGGTGCAGGGCCGCGCTCACGTCGCCATCCCGTACGTCTGGCGCAAGGCCTCCCGCAGCGCCGCCAGGGTCGGCTCCACGACCGGGACCGGGGGACGGCGGCTGCGCGCGGCCTCGACGTCCTTGAGGCCGCCTGCGGTGGCCACCACCACGACCGGCGCCCCCCGCGGCAGCCGCCGCTGGGCGGCGAGGCGACGCACCGCCGCCAGGCCCGCCGCCGCCGAGGCCTCGACGAAGATCCCCTCCGCCGTCCCCAACGCCGCCTGCGCCTCGAGCAGCTCGCCGTCGTCCAGCACGCAGGCCTCGCCGCCCTCCCGCAGGGCGCGCAGCGCCTGATAGGTGCTGATCCCGGCGGCGATGGAGAAGGCCACGGACGGCCCCGCCGGCACCTCGGGCACGTGGTCCAGCCCTTCGGCCAGCGCCCGGGCCAGCGGGCCGAAGACCTCTCCCGCCACCAGGCGGGGCTCCCCGTCGACCAGCCCCAGCCGGCGCGCCTCCCGGAAGCCCCTGGCCACGCCCCACAGCCCGTCTCCGTAACAGACCGGCAGCGCCACCAGCCCGGGCACAGTCCACGCCAGGTCGGCCAGGATCTCGAAGGCGATGGTCTTGTAGCCGTCGATGCCGTAGGGGTTGCTGCCGACCGGCGGGTCGTGGAAGTTTCCCGCCGGGTACCACCCCAGCGCCTCCACACCCTGGCGGAGGAGCGTCCACCGGTCGCGGGCGGTGGGCGTGGCCACGAGACAGGCCCCGAGCGCCAGCATCTGCGTCACCAGAGGGGCGGAAGCGCCGGCGGCGGTCAGGACCACGCAGCGCAGCCCGGCGCGCGCCGCGTAGGCGGCCAGGGACGCCCCGGCGTTGCCCGAGGAGGCGATCGCCACCACGCCCGCCCCCACCTCACGCGCACGGGCGACGACCACGGCGGCCAGCCGGTCCTTGAAGGAGCCGGTGGGGTTGCGCGACTCGTCCTTCAGGTAGAGGTGGTCGATGCCCCAGGCGCGGCCCAGGCGTGGCAGGGGGAGCAGTGGAGTGCCGCCCTCGCCGAGCGTGACGGGGTCGCGCACAGGCAGCAGCTCCCGGTAGCGCCACATGGTGGCCGGCCGGTGGCCGAGCGCCTCCCGTGTCCACTGCACAACGTCGAGGCGGTAGACCGGCGCGACGTTGCTCGGGTGCCCGTCGGCCAGGCAGCGCGGGCACCCGGTGAAGAGGTCCACCACGCCGTAGGCCGCGCCGCACCGCACGCACGCCAGGCCGACCAGCGCACCGCCGTGCGGTGCCGGTCCGGCTTCCGTCTGCCCCGGGCGGTTCCGGTGGGTCATGGCTCCACCACCCGCAGCTCCCGGTCTGCCGGACACAGCAGCGTCGGGCCCGAGGCGGTCACCACCACGGTGTCCTCCACCTGCAGCCCGCCCAGGCCCACCTCGTAGTAGGGCGTCTCGACCTCGAAGACCATGCCGACCTCGAGCGGCGTCTCCACCCCGTCGGCCAGGAGGGGCGGCTCGTAGACCTCCAGCCCGATGCCGTGCCCCACGTGGTGGCGGCGGTAGTGGGGCAGGCCCGCGCGCTGCGTCGCCGCCACCGCCGCGGTGAAGACCGCTCCGGCCGTGGCGCCGGGCCGGCAGGCGGTCACCGCCCCGTCCTGGCCGACCAGGATCGCTCGGTAGGCCGCCCGCACCGCCGCCGCCGGCTCGCCGCAGCTGGCGGTGCGCGCGATGTCGGCACAGTAGCCGTCCACGACGGCACCGACGTCGAACCGGATCAGGTCCCCGCGCCGCAGCGGACGGTCGCCGGGCACCGCGTTGGGGTAGGCGGTGTGGGGACCGAAGGCCAGGACCGTGAAGAGCGGCCGCGCGCCCGCGGCGAGCACCGCCTGGTCGAAGACCAGCGCGGCCTCCCGCTCGGTCATCCCCTCGGTGCACGCTCCGAGCGTCGCCTCCACCGCCGCCAGGAGCGCCTCCGTGGCCCGCTCCAGCGCGGCCACCTCCCCGGCGGTCTTGACTGCCCGGATCCGCCGGAAGCTGTCGGCGGCGGGCGCCATTCGAAAGCCGCCCGGCGCGCGGGCAGCGAGGGCCTCCCAGCCGCCATGGGCCAGGCCCCCCTCGTCGACGCCGACCGCCGCGTCCAGGAGGTCCAGCTGGCGTAGTGCCGCCACCAGCGCGTCGAGGGCGGTGGCGTGCGGCGCCGTCTCGCAGGCCCAGCGGACGAGGGCGCGGTCAGCGGCGTCGGCGTGCTGTGCTCCCGCCTCGATGAAGAAGCGGCCGTAGGGGATGAGGTCGCCGCGGGGCGGGAACTGGGCGGCCATGTCCACCTCGGCCACCGGCGCCACCACCAGGGGAGCGTCCAGGCGGTCGCGCCGTGCCACCGCGTAGACCTGGGTCGTGCGCAGCAGCGGCTGGGTGAAGCTGCGGAAGCCGCTCAGGTAGCGGACGTTCTCGGCGGTGGTGGCGACAAGCCCCTCCCAGCCCTGCTCGGCCAGCACGGCGGCTGCGCGCGCCGTGTTCATCCGGCGAACTCCGGCATGACCTCGCGGGCAAACAGGCGCATGCTCTCCAGGAACTCCTCGACCGTGTTGGCGGTGAAGAGCAGCCCGGCCAGGTGCGTGACGCCCGCCTCCTGGTAGGCGCGCACCTGGCGGCGGATCTCCGCGGGGGAGCCCAGCAGGTTGCGCTGCGCGAAGGAGTCGACGGGCTGCCCTCGCAGGGTGGAGCGCTGCAGCGAGAGGAGGTGGCGGTAGAGCTGGGAGCGCAGGAACCGCTCCGTGGCCTCCTCCCGGGTGCGGCCGATGGAGACGGCGAACTGCGGCGCCACGTCCAGGTGGGTGAGGTCGCGCCCCGCCGCGCGGGCGTGCGCCCGGATCTGCTCCAGGCCATGGCGGACCTCCTCGGGGGTGAGGACGGCGGGGAGCCACCCGTCGGCCAGCTCCGCCACCCGCCGCCACCCTTCCGGGGCGTTGCCGCCGATGTAGATGGGCAGGTGCGCCTGGTGCGGCTTGGGGTACAGCTCGACGTCGACGAAGTGGTAGTAGCGTCCGTGGAAGGTGGCGCGGCGCTCGCCGAAGAGCACGCGCAGCGCCCGGATCCCCTCGGTGAGCATCTCGCCGCGCCGGGCCCGGCGCAGCTCCGGGTGGACGGCCTCGAACTCCTCCCGGTAGGCGCCCACCCCCACCCCCAGCAGCACCCGGCCCCCGCTGAACTGGTCGAGGGTGGCCACCTGCTTGGCCAGGAGCACCGGGGCGCGCATGGGCAGGACGATGACCCCGGTCATCAGCCGGATCGTCGAGGTCACCGGGGCCAGCGCCGCGTAGGTGACGAGCGGCTCGTAGAAGTTGGGCGGGTCGGGGAACTCGGCGCGCACGTAGCGCTGCGTGGTCAGGTGGTCGTTGCCCATGACGGCGAAGTAGCCGAGCGCCTCCGCCTCCTGGGCGA from Armatimonadota bacterium encodes the following:
- a CDS encoding FAD-dependent oxidoreductase, with protein sequence MWLSPALLLALAAGALGVVASPARGRDVHVHILVVGGTPAGIAAAVAAARSGHSVALVEARPFLGGVLTGAMLSSFDLSRGPDGRDTVGGIFHEVYRELGLTFDPRAARARLLELVRREPAIDLRLGARVRTVLVAAGRASGAILDDGTTIQARVVIDATDDGDVAAAAGARYTVGRESAGTDRLTQAATLMFRLRDVRWSEVVAYLSRDEKPRRAGGVYGSLAWGYRRIVTRWRSPDPERIAAYDLNLSRLSDGSVWVNALQVFRVDGTDRTSRLDGYRRAKRVVPAFVAFLRAQAPGFARATLIEVAPELYIRETRHVVGLYTLTARDVIRQRHFWDRVAAGAYPLDLHPYSPGWNNPYRARRFYFTVPLRSLVVRDVDDLFVCSRAFSATYQAAGAARVVPVTMALGQAAGMAASVSLEAGVSAHELMRRHDLVAQVQWRLQAAGAHISHRTLVASAPRHLGRPAPRP
- a CDS encoding GntR family transcriptional regulator; translation: MARAPLAQQVVQELRQEILRGRFTGAERLPSEPELARLFQVSRPTLREALRVLETEGLLRRRHGVGTFVRPRGAVTAGVERLQSFTETIRQAGYPARDQVLAIRPVRLRGTVAARLGARPGEAGVLVRSLRWIGRTPVIYCEDTLPASLVADPAVVELRRRRESLLDFFRLDLGLEVRYARLALEAIPAAGRVARALAVAAGQPLLRLVGTAYDAAERPLYATDNHVRTARYRFVLIRR
- a CDS encoding ABC transporter permease, producing MAPLAAPPAPGRALRARRRARPHAIARAAFGILAVVALAAVAAPWVAPSSPYKQDIRQRLAPPVWVPGGSAAHLLGTDQLGRDLLSRLIFGARISLLVAVLAVGLAGAVGTGLGLVAGFYGGWIDRMLSRLADIQLAFPLTLLVITLIAMLGPSLTNLVVALGVGGWAAYFRMTRAQVLSLREAEYVLAARCLGVPDLRIAVRHVLPNAVAPLIVLASFSMAQVIILESALSFLGLGVQPPTPTWGGMLADSRDYLAIAWWLAAFPGVALMLTVLAVNVVGDWLRDTLDPRLVV
- a CDS encoding ABC transporter permease, whose product is MSAFVLRRLVDALAAVLGVSTLAFLALRLSGDPVALLVTEYATEEEIARVRQVLGLDRPLWVQYARFLGDVLRGDFGASLRFLRPAAALVRETLPATVELATTALLIAVVVAVPLGVVAALRRGTLVDGAVTVAATVGQSMPYFWLGILLIMLFAVRWGWLPSFGHGSWRHLVLPAVTLAMTPMARTARLVRSGLLEVLSQDYIRTARAKGLAPPRVVVHHALRNAAIPVVTILALDFGTLLGGAVVTETIFAWPGVGRLIVTAIQSRDYPVVQAAVFYLAMVFVLLHLLLDLLYARLDPRIRYQ
- a CDS encoding ABC transporter substrate-binding protein, translating into MRVLGVLLLGGALLLALVGTPPGKPGLMPAYAQRTGGRLVIGIGSLPNTPDPHLDSTANALPAYAAMFEKLVASDGRGGIRPVLARAWRLVDDQTWEFDLQTGVRFHNGAPLTAEDVKFTIERVLDPNTRSPWLGRISAIERVEVVTPTRVRIVTRGPFGPLLQGLTVVDILPARYFQERGPAGFAAAPVGTGPFQFREWVRADRMVFTAYPGYWRGRPRLDEVIFRAIPEDSTRVAGLETGELDVGVLIPPEQVERLRGRGLEVRAVNLGQGMVVNLRANAGGPLADRKVRQALNYAVDKEAIHKTILRGFGRILAGQVVGPDALGHNPNLRPYPTTRSGPGSCWPRPATPNGFEVTFNGTVGRYTKDKEIDEFIAGQLAEVGVRARLEIVEGGVYIQRFIARQLEGMFIWAWQYFPAMDADLPLNFFGCRSVGSFFCSQAFDQLFPQSRATLDPRRRAQVLQRVARIVREEAPAIFLVQTPGIYAVQRRVRGFEWGADYLMSLHHTEVTGR
- a CDS encoding pyridoxal-phosphate dependent enzyme, whose protein sequence is MTHRNRPGQTEAGPAPHGGALVGLACVRCGAAYGVVDLFTGCPRCLADGHPSNVAPVYRLDVVQWTREALGHRPATMWRYRELLPVRDPVTLGEGGTPLLPLPRLGRAWGIDHLYLKDESRNPTGSFKDRLAAVVVARAREVGAGVVAIASSGNAGASLAAYAARAGLRCVVLTAAGASAPLVTQMLALGACLVATPTARDRWTLLRQGVEALGWYPAGNFHDPPVGSNPYGIDGYKTIAFEILADLAWTVPGLVALPVCYGDGLWGVARGFREARRLGLVDGEPRLVAGEVFGPLARALAEGLDHVPEVPAGPSVAFSIAAGISTYQALRALREGGEACVLDDGELLEAQAALGTAEGIFVEASAAAGLAAVRRLAAQRRLPRGAPVVVVATAGGLKDVEAARSRRPPVPVVEPTLAALREALRQTYGMAT
- a CDS encoding Xaa-Pro peptidase family protein, whose amino-acid sequence is MNTARAAAVLAEQGWEGLVATTAENVRYLSGFRSFTQPLLRTTQVYAVARRDRLDAPLVVAPVAEVDMAAQFPPRGDLIPYGRFFIEAGAQHADAADRALVRWACETAPHATALDALVAALRQLDLLDAAVGVDEGGLAHGGWEALAARAPGGFRMAPAADSFRRIRAVKTAGEVAALERATEALLAAVEATLGACTEGMTEREAALVFDQAVLAAGARPLFTVLAFGPHTAYPNAVPGDRPLRRGDLIRFDVGAVVDGYCADIARTASCGEPAAAVRAAYRAILVGQDGAVTACRPGATAGAVFTAAVAATQRAGLPHYRRHHVGHGIGLEVYEPPLLADGVETPLEVGMVFEVETPYYEVGLGGLQVEDTVVVTASGPTLLCPADRELRVVEP
- a CDS encoding TIGR03619 family F420-dependent LLM class oxidoreductase, with the protein product MRFGVGLPTCTEGMMYPVPFASPRDVVRIAQEAEALGYFAVMGNDHLTTQRYVRAEFPDPPNFYEPLVTYAALAPVTSTIRLMTGVIVLPMRAPVLLAKQVATLDQFSGGRVLLGVGVGAYREEFEAVHPELRRARRGEMLTEGIRALRVLFGERRATFHGRYYHFVDVELYPKPHQAHLPIYIGGNAPEGWRRVAELADGWLPAVLTPEEVRHGLEQIRAHARAAGRDLTHLDVAPQFAVSIGRTREEATERFLRSQLYRHLLSLQRSTLRGQPVDSFAQRNLLGSPAEIRRQVRAYQEAGVTHLAGLLFTANTVEEFLESMRLFAREVMPEFAG